A part of Ziziphus jujuba cultivar Dongzao chromosome 8, ASM3175591v1 genomic DNA contains:
- the LOC132804996 gene encoding secreted RxLR effector protein 161-like, whose product MKELGELKHFLGLEVDRTEKGLFLGQQKYAKNLLQKFGMLDCKPISTPMEVNAKLSAYEGKDLEDATMYQQLVGSLIYLTLTRPDISFVVGVVSRYMQSPKKPHLEAVRRILRYVKGTINLGLLYKRGEECKLVGYYDADYAGDHDTRRSTTGYIFSLGSGAVSWCSKRQPTVSLSTTEVEYRAAAMAGQEEIIRDLGKVYSATSKLTRAVYIPTVHEVVGAHNH is encoded by the exons ATGAAGGAACTTGGGGAGCTCAAGCACTTCCTTGGACTCGAAGTTGACCGAACAGAGAAAGGTTTATTTCTTGGTCAACAAAAGTATGCAAAGAATCTATTacaaaaatttggaatgttGGATTGCAAGCCAATATCAACTCCAATGGAGGTGAATGCTAAGCTATCTGCATATGAAGGAAAAGACTTGGAGGATGCTACTATGTACCAACAATTGGTAGGAAGTCTTATCTATTTAACACTGACGCGGCCAGATATTTCATTTGTAGTTGGAGTTGTAAGTCGGTATATGCAAAGTCCAAAGAAACCTCACTTGGAAGCAGTCCGACGAATATTAAGGTACGTTAAAGGCACTATAAACTTGGGGCTTCTGTATAAAAGAGGAGAGGAATGCAAGTTGGTTGGTTACTATGATGCCGACTATGCTGGAGATCATGATACACGACGATCGACTACTGGATATATATTCAGCCTTGGTTCAGGAGCAGTATCTTGGTGcagtaaaagacaaccaactgtGTCTCTGTCAACTACAGAAGTAGAATATAGAGCAGCTGCTATGGCAGGCCAAGAAG AAATTATCCGGGACTTGGGGAAGGTTTATTCTGCCACATCCAAATTAACTCGAGCTGTTTATATTCCAACTGTCCATGAAGTAGTTGGGGCACATAACCATTAG